CAGGCGGGCGCGGGCGCCCTCCATCTCCGGGGGGAGGGTGGCCTCGCCCTCCACCAGGACGCTCCGCATGGTCTCCCAGCGCTTCCGCGCCACCTCCAGCATCCGCTCCCAGGCGTCCGGGCGCATCTGGTAGAAGTCGCGCCGGTCGCCCGGGGCGCTGATGCGGTCCAGCAGCCCCACCTGCTCCAGGAGCCGGGCGTTGGTGCTCACCGAGGCCTTGCTCACCTGGAGCTGCTCGGCCATCTCGTCCAGCGAGAAGGGGGTCTCGGCCAGCAGCAGGAAGCCGAAGATCCTCCCCGCGCTCCGCGGAAGGCCATCGGCCTCCATCATCAGCCCCATCCGCTCGACGAAGTTCTGTGCAGCCTGGTGCATCACCGCTCCGGGTTCGGGTCGCCTCGATCGGGCAGCAAGCTATCGCGTTCAGAACATTAAGTCAATACTGAACGTTCTGAAAACAGTCGTTTCCCGGGGGCGGAGCCTTGATGGCCCGGCACCTAGTCGGCAGATTGGGTGCGAAAACCCCTTCCCGGGATCCAGGATGCCACGACCCAAGGAGTTCGATCGCGACGAGGTGCTCGACCGGGCGCTGGAGGCGTTCTGGACGCACGGCTACGAAGCCACCTCCATGCAGGACCTGGTGGAGGCCATGGGGATCCACCGGGGGAGCCTGTACGACACCTTCGGCGACAAGCACGCTCTCTTCCTGGCCGCGCTGGACCGCTACGAGCGGGTGTGGGTGAGCCGCGTGGTGGAGCGCCTGGAAGAGGAGGGAGCGCTCCGGGAGGTGCTGCGCCGCATCTTCGACGAGGTGGTGCAGGAGGCCGCCTCCTGCTCTCCCCGGCGGGGGTGTCTGACCACCAACTCGGCCGTGGAGCTCGCCCCCCGCGATCCCCGCGTGGCCGCCCGGGTGGCAGCGGCCTTCGGGCGGGTGGAGGAGGCGTTCTGCACGGCGCTCACCCGGGCCCGGGAGCACGGGGAGTTCGGCGGCGACCTGGACCCGCGGGCGGTGGCGCGCTTCCTCACCAGCAGCATCCAGGGGCTTCGCGTCCTGGCCCGGTCGGGCGCGGAGCGTGGGACGCTGCGGGACGTGGTGGACGTGACCCTCCGCGTGGTGGGCTGATTTTTTGGCACCATTCTTGAACGATCATTCCAGAACACGCTACAGCGACTTCGTCCTCGACAACGACTATCCCGCGCGCGGCGAGGCCTGACCCGCGTGCATGAACCCGAAAGGACAACGACCATGGAGCTGTTTGAACCCTATCGTCTCGGCCCCCTGCACCTTCCCAACCGGCTGGTCATGGCGCCGCTCACCCGCAACCGCGCCGCCGGCACCGTCCCGGGAGAGCTGAACGCCACCTACTACGCGCAGCGCGCCGGGGCCGGGCTGATCATCTCGGAGGCGACGCAGGTCACCCCACTGGGCCAGGGCTACCCGGAGACCCCGGGGATCCACTCCGAGGCGCAGGTAGAGGGGTGGCGCAAGGTCACCGACGCGGTACACGCGGAAGGCGGGCGCATCTTCCTGCAGCTCTGGCACGTGGGGCGGATCTCGCATTCCTCCTTCCACGGCGGGGAGCTGCCGGTGGCGCCGTCGGCCATCCGCCCCGCGGGCCAGGCCTTCACCTCCGAGGGGCTGAAGCCCTTCGAGACGCCCCGCGCGCTCACGACCGATGAGGTCCGGGAGGTGGTGGAGCAGTTCCGGCGCGGGGCGGAGAACGCCAGGCGGGCCGGCTTCGACGGGGTGGAGGTGCACGGGGCCAACGGGTACCTGATCGACCAGTTCCTGCAGAGCGGGACCAACCAGCGCACCGACCGCTACGGGGGCTCCGTGGAGGGGCGGGTGCGCCTCCTCCTGGAGGTCACGGAGGCGGCGGTGGACGTCTGGGGAGCCGACCGCGTGGGAGTGCGCTTCTCTCCCGGGGGGACCTTCAACGACATGAGCGACGAGGACCCGGCGGAGACCTTCACCCACGCGGCGCGGGAGCTGAACCGCTTCGGGCTGGCGTACCTCCACGTGGTGAACACCTCGCAGTCCAACGCCCCCCGGGGACTGGGCGAGCGGACCCCGACCGAGCTGCTGCGCCCCGTCTTCAAGGGGACGCTGATGAGCAACGGGGAGTACACCCGCGAGTCGGCGGAGGAGGCGCTGCGGTCGGGGGAGGCCGACCTGATCGCCTTCGGGCGGCTCTACCTCGCCAACCCCGACCTGGTGGAGCGCTTCCGGGAGGACGCGGAGCTGAACGAGCCCGACCCGTCCACCTTCTACGGAGGGGGCGCGGGGGGGTACGTCGACTACCCCGCGCTGGAGAGCGCCGGGCGCTGAGCCGCACACCAGGGGGCCCGCCCGGTGGGCGGGCCCCGCGCAATGGAGGACGGATGACGGAACCGACGACGGAGCGCCCGGTCCTGCGGGTGTCGGTGTACAGCGACTACACCTGTCCCTGGTGCTACATCGGGAGCGGGAGGCTGGACCGGCTACGCGAGGAGCTGGGGGATCGGGCGGAGCTGCGGGTGGAGTGGAAGCCCTTCGAGATCCATCCCGAGGTGCCGGAGGAGGGGATGCCGGTCTCGGCCCTTCCCTACCCGCGGGAGCAGTGGGAGAGGATGGTGGAGCACCTGCGGCGGGAGGCCGCGCGCGAGGGGCTGGAGATCACGAGCCTCGGGAAGGTCGCCAACACGCATCGCGCGCTGGTGGCGAGCGCGTACGTGCAGGCGGAGGAGCCGGAGCGCTTCCCGGAGTTCCACGACGCCCTCTTCCGCGCCTACTTCGGGGAGGGGCGTGACCTGGGAGACCCGGCCGTGGTGGGGGAGGTCGCGCGG
The genomic region above belongs to Longimicrobiaceae bacterium and contains:
- a CDS encoding alkene reductase; its protein translation is MELFEPYRLGPLHLPNRLVMAPLTRNRAAGTVPGELNATYYAQRAGAGLIISEATQVTPLGQGYPETPGIHSEAQVEGWRKVTDAVHAEGGRIFLQLWHVGRISHSSFHGGELPVAPSAIRPAGQAFTSEGLKPFETPRALTTDEVREVVEQFRRGAENARRAGFDGVEVHGANGYLIDQFLQSGTNQRTDRYGGSVEGRVRLLLEVTEAAVDVWGADRVGVRFSPGGTFNDMSDEDPAETFTHAARELNRFGLAYLHVVNTSQSNAPRGLGERTPTELLRPVFKGTLMSNGEYTRESAEEALRSGEADLIAFGRLYLANPDLVERFREDAELNEPDPSTFYGGGAGGYVDYPALESAGR
- a CDS encoding DsbA family oxidoreductase, which translates into the protein MTEPTTERPVLRVSVYSDYTCPWCYIGSGRLDRLREELGDRAELRVEWKPFEIHPEVPEEGMPVSALPYPREQWERMVEHLRREAAREGLEITSLGKVANTHRALVASAYVQAEEPERFPEFHDALFRAYFGEGRDLGDPAVVGEVARESGVDAERMEKALREGRYEGALAETTATAHRLGITGTPTFVFDERYAAVGAQPVEELRRVAERVLEEAG
- a CDS encoding MarR family transcriptional regulator — encoded protein: MHQAAQNFVERMGLMMEADGLPRSAGRIFGFLLLAETPFSLDEMAEQLQVSKASVSTNARLLEQVGLLDRISAPGDRRDFYQMRPDAWERMLEVARKRWETMRSVLVEGEATLPPEMEGARARLAEAARFHAFLLEEGDTLVDRWRAGRAAEVPAPERRVS
- a CDS encoding TetR/AcrR family transcriptional regulator, with the translated sequence MPRPKEFDRDEVLDRALEAFWTHGYEATSMQDLVEAMGIHRGSLYDTFGDKHALFLAALDRYERVWVSRVVERLEEEGALREVLRRIFDEVVQEAASCSPRRGCLTTNSAVELAPRDPRVAARVAAAFGRVEEAFCTALTRAREHGEFGGDLDPRAVARFLTSSIQGLRVLARSGAERGTLRDVVDVTLRVVG